TCTCTGGAGCGGTAACAGTgtatcctggggtgggtgttcgatgtcgctgaatgcctcgttatCGAGgaatttcagcaacaccattgacgCTTAGGACACAatcattgatcgcctcctaaactcttaaAACGGGTGTCATGGCGGACGTTGAAGCCACAGGGAGGGGCGACACggggcccctgatgccgatctctgtGTTTCTgaagcaacaccatttaagcaCTGGTCGTTAAGTGGTTAATGTACACagcaatttattaatttttggtAACCTGCATTCCTTGTGAACAGTTTGTTGGGAGTACAGTTTTCTCTTTAGCCAGAGGAATTCCTCTGCCATTTTAcaaaattcatataaattcaAACACACATTAGAgccagtttaaccccttaatgacaattgacagtCTGGGCAAGTCACccgaaaacaaagggttaacgacaattgacgtgccaggaccgtcatgatgGTGTTTATTGTCTGTGCTTTGTTCTCCCTCCCGTCCTACCCTACCCTATCCATGTGCCACATGCCCTGCCCCCACGGACTTTGGCCTCTCTTGCATGGAGATTCTTACAGGTGGTGGGGTACGGACCGGGGGTGGTTCGTAGAGGGAGTCTTCTACAGATCCCTGGTTGCTGGGACAGCTAGGGGAGCGAAGATCAGCCGGGTTATCATACGCACGCCGGCTATCTTGCGGTCCGTCCCGGGCAAACTTTAAACTGATGTCACTCGGGGTCCCTTCTGCTGATTGTGTCGCTTTTTAGACAGGATACCCTCAGGACCCCGAGCTATCCATCGGCACCCCGGGATCGCCACCGCTCCTTCAGGATCCCCCCCGAGAATGACGGCTAAAGTTATACGGACATTGCAGGGCTCGGTGGCCTAAGTGTGgcgccggactgtctgggcagggcgggAAGATGTGGACATGATTTATGGTCTTTTCctcacctaacctgtatataagctcgtgtttccccgataaactgtgtagagctgaaacaacgaatcgataaaatcgataataatcgataacggaaatcatcgataacgatttccgttatcgattaatcgagtgatcaattcgttgttggagcactcggctccttttacttacctccgcgagcgttccccgcttctgctacacgctctgcagtctccgccttctagctacgtgacggatgtgacgcgttccggaggtaagtattcttcatgtctatgtgcacggatcgcacagagccactcgcacagagcgaatcgctctgtgcgaatggagccactcgcacagagcggttcgctctgtgcgagtggctccattcgcacagagcggttcgctctgtgcgagtggctccattcgcacagagcggttcgctctgtgcgagtggctccattcgcacagagcggttcgctctgtgcgagtggctccattcgcacagagcggttcgctctgtgcgagtggctccattcgcacagagcggttcgctctgtgcgagtggctccattcgcacagagcgaaccgctctgtgcgagtggctccattcgcacagagcgaaccgctctgtgcgagtggctccattcgcacagagcggttcgctctgtgcgagtggctccattcgcacagagcggttcgctctgtgcgagtggctccattcgcacagagcggttcgctctgtgcgagtggctccattcgcacagagcggttcgctctgtgcgagtggctccattcgcacagagcgaaccgctctgtgcgagtggctccattcgcacagagcggttcgtgagtgtgggtgcagggcagagtgggggtgggggtgcagggcagagtgggggtgggggtgcagggcagagtgggggtggggggtgcagggcaggagactgggtgcagggcagagtgggggtggggatgcagggtgtgagtgtgggtgcagagcagagtgggagactgggtgcagggcagagtgggggtggggatgcagggcagggtgtgagtgtgggtgcagggcagagtgggtgcagggcagagtgtgagtgtgggggcagggcagaatgtgggggcagggctgggtgcagggcagagttagagactgggtgcaggggcacagtgcaaagtgctgggtgcaaagtgccagtgctgggtgcaaagtgccagggctgggtgcaaagtgctgggtgcaaagtgccagggctgggtgcaaagtgcaaagtgctggtgcaaagtgctgaatgctgggtgcaaagtgctggatgcaaagtgccagggctggggcaaagtgctgggtgcaaagtgctgggtgcaaagtgccagggctgggtgcaaagtgctgggtgcaaagtgctgggtgcaaagtgctgggtgcaaagtgctgggtgcaaagtgcaaagtgctggggcaaagtttcttgaacagtaatagtccacctcttttcagaatgtttggggttattttgtttcataaatattgtgtttgggttcttgtactttgaaaatattgttttttattacatcataacaaaataagaatgttaatgtaaattttaagttgttttttaacatccagttcattaaattcttttaaataaacgaaaaatttgcatattgtttttttttatccgattaatcgattaatcgaaaaaataatcggccgattaatcgattattaaaataatcgttagttgcagccctaaaactGTGTTACTTCCCTGGAACATTAGTCTCatctaatgcttcaggggctCGCTGGATCACTccttgtccttttcaggacaattacgGCACTATTCAGCTACGCCTCGGCAAGCTACGGTGCCGTGAAGTTAAACACACCAGACCAGTTCCTGTGCCCTTCCTCCCTAGTGTCGGCTAGAGCTGGAAGTGATTAACCATTTAGGTCCTGGCAGGAAGCATCGTAGAACCGACGGGTGCCCGTCACAATACCAaaccctccccggggcgtcaatgTCCACCTTACACTGTATGCCTCtgttaaaagagtttaggaggcaatcaacgatcgctgaaatgcctcaatcacAAGGCATTCAGCGGCACCGAACTCCCACCCCAGGGCgcgtcacaaccgccactgcgagtgattttgccGCAAAGGAGTTGAAATCTGTCTcctcttgcaggttgaatacaggtacatACCGGAAATAGCACATAGGGGGAAGATACCAGATTTGGatgaatggttttgaaatagcaaaacgctacctatACTTATTGCcacataacgtgcagaaaaaaagcaaacaaaaacataaaaacattgggtatttctaaactcagggcaaATAGTACAAtctaattagggtttttttttcattagctgttACAGATcagtaaaagatttttaaaataaaagttagaaaaagtatttttttctaaatttttcaccatattttatactttttttttatagtgaataatatgatacaatcaaaactaTGACATCTAACGAAAgcccttgtcctgaaaaaaacccaatatataacttgtgtgggttcagtaaacaggaaagaataaaattacagctaaacacgagcagtacaaaaaataaagtcacaaaggggttaaagagaaaaTCAGCCAAATAATCACctgttttaaattttaatacccattccaaaaataaagcaaaaatgtcatttatcaAAGTAAAACTTAATATTAAACTTAATTGAAAGCCCAGAGTTAAAGCATTCTGGATTCATAGGCAGCAATTGACAATCCTACTCAATATCTACTTTTGCCATTTCTCCCCGTATGCTAAGACCCAATCCAAAGCATCATCAAAAGAAGCATatttaataggaaaaaaaattaactatttCATAATTTAATGATTGACCAGTCGGGAATGCCAAATTATGTATTAGTCTAAAagtacctttttcttttttgggaacTAGGCCTAAAGGGGATAAACGAAAACATTGAAATGGGATATACTCAGAAGGTCCTGCTATTCTACATAAAGCAACTTCTTTCTGAACTTTCTTAATTGCAACCTGTAAATTAACCTCAAATTAAATTTTTAGCCCATATAAAATTAACTGAATCATAAACAGGAACTTTAAAACCATCACTAAACTaaggctgaaacaactaatcgataaaatcgataataatcgattatgaaaatcgttggcaacgaatttcatcattgattaatcgaatcgatttttatcgattataaaaagaggtttttttcagagcaaatgctctgaaaaactcctctccttataataatccgatctcaaacagagatcggattataacaccggaatccagatcccccgcaacgctgcaagggacctggattcccctcactgtcggccggtctctcacttctgtctctctcccccctcccatacacccctctgactcctccccctcccatacatcactctgcctctctcccggctccattactgacaaggactttcactgcagcttcatagaagccacagtgtaagtgaaggtgagtaatggaggctgtctgtgcgatgcagacactcacaggctgacagagaatcatcctctctgtcagctggtgggggtctgcatcgcacagatagcctccgttactgtcagtaacggagccgggtagagaggcagagcggtgtatgggaggggggaggagtcagaggggtgtatgggagccaccctcccatacaccactgtggctcctccccctcccatacaccactctgcctctctacccggctccctggtgtctagtgaagatccgttgctgacaggaggaggggggaggaggcagagtggtgtatgggaggggggaggaggcagagtggagtatgggaggggaaggaggcagagtggagtataggatggggaggagccagagtggagtatgggatgGGGAGGGACCAGAGttgtatgggagaggggaggagccagagtggtgtatgggagaggggaggagccagagtggtgtatgggagggggaggaggcagagtggagtatgggaggaggcagagtggagtatgggaggggggaggaggcaaagtggtatatgggagggggaggaggcaaagtgatgtatgggagggggaggagccaaagtgatgtatgggagggggaggggggaggaggcagagtggagtatgggagggggaggaggcagagtggagtatgggagggggaggagccagagcagtgtatgggaggaggagccagagtggtgtatgggagggggaggagccaaatttgtgtatgggtgagttatagtggtgtatggggggtattatgaatttcagggcatatagggggtataaggcatatcgatattaggcatatcagggggtcataaaacatctgggggtaaaaggtatatcagggggctcagttgcatatcactggcatataagtaGTATAAGGCAtacatatcaggggcacagtggcatatcggggcacagtggaatctggcttataagaggtataaggcatatatgggggcagagtggcaagctgggggtctgatgtgcataaccggcggcagtttggtaaataaaaataatttaaacaaggccttttttctcatagtttttattagggctgcaactaacgattattttaataatcgattaatcggccgattattttttcgattaatcggataaaaaaaacaatatgcaaatttttcgtttatttaaaagaattttgcattgtgcccccacccctttgcactgtgcccccaccctcactctgccctgcatccccacccccactctgccctgcacccagtctcacagcctgccctgcacccagtctcacagcctgccctgcatccccactctgccctgcacccagtctcacaccctgccctgcacccagtctcacaccctgccctgcacccagtctcacaccctgccctgccctgcacccagtctcacagcctgccctgcacccagtctcacagcctgccctgcacccagtctcacagcctgccctgcatccccactctgctctgcacccagtctcacaccctgccctgcccccccacccccactctactctgcacccagtctcacaccctgccctgcatcccaacccccactctgctctgcacccagtctgccaccctgccctcccacccccactctgacctgcatccagtctcctggccccactctgccctgcactcacatcctgccctgcatcccctgcccccccaccccctgtgccgcggaccccccaccccctgtgccgcggaccccccactgtgcagcgcacccccccccactgtgcagcgcacccccccactcactgtgcagcgcaccccccccactcactgtgcagcgcacccccccactcactctgccgcgcacccacacacacactctgccgcgcgcacgcacgcacgcacgcacacacacacacacacacacacacacacacacacacacacacacactctgccgcgcacccagtctcgcacataaacattcgcacagacaatagacataaagagtacttacctccgctacgaacttgttccacttccaacttgatagtagacgcgcgtcacatccgtcgtcacgtagcttgaagaaggcggagactgcagagcgtggagcagaagcggggaacgctggcggaggtaagtaaaaggagcctagtgctccaacgacgaatcgatcactcgattaatcgataacggaaatcgttatcgatgatttccgttatcgattattatcgattttatcgattcgttgtttcagctctagtttttattaaatatgaaaaatagttaacatatgaattaatatttactaataactttgtattaaaacctagtttgagaaacccgtgtaaaataagaaggtgaatagagagagaccattgcaataaagagatgaaagtgtaaattgtacgttttttattatattacgtattattttaaattttgaaaaattgcatttttttatccgattaatcgaaaaaataatttgccaactaatcgattattaaaataatcgttagttgcagccctacactaAACCCTTCAATTATTATTCTGGCCTTCTCCTTGTTTGGATAGATACTTAAAAATGGAAGCATTTCTTCCAACTTCACAGGAGTCGGCAACCTTTGAGCTTTGAAAATGAACCTGTGCATTGGCTGTTTTAAAATCTTTCATTGAATGATGCAAACCCCCTGCAAGATAAACATTCagattaaaatctaaaaaaattacaaagaaCCTCATTGGCCCCTTGAAAAAGAAAGTGGACGTCACTTTTTTGCCGTATTAACTTAACATTTACTATTTCAACTGatactagtgatgggaagttcggatcattaatgtgaatcggatcatttcgactcgttcactgaaatgatccgattcatgatccgaatcttcggatcactcagtgttactcacaggagttactgtttcccagtccctcaGTGGAGGccctttcattagtcaatgaaccctcctgcctgcctactcgagtgatgtcaatgaaggcagagagtcgttcaaagattcggatctaacagggatccgaatcttacagtgatccggatcactgtaagatccggatcactgtaaaatctgaatctttgaacgactctctgccttcattgggattcaaatcattcagacaatatcaccatacttttataaataaatacatcaataatcactgcccccaggatttacattcccctttacctccaACTGCatcttaagttaactttataaaattaatcaaattaacccttagcattaaattaacccttaacaccccatcaaccatgactgcccctaaattaattgcatgtactccagataaattacctaataaattggtatggttgatggggtctttagtgttaatttgggagcagttatggttaatgcggtgtttagggttaatttaggggcagttatgcttaacggggtgtttagggttaatttaggggcagttatgcttaatggggtgtttagggttaatttaggggcagttatgcttaacggggtgtttagggttaatttaatgctgagggttaatttaattaatttaataaagttaacttaaggtgcagttagaggtaaaggggaatgtagatcctggggcagtgattattaatgtatttatttataaaagtatggtgatattctctgaatggttcgaatctctgtaagattcggatccttgtaagattctaatcatttgaatcatatgaatcatttgaatctttgaacgactctgactctatgagtctttgttcctctgtgaatgaatgagctgtaacctgatcccagagtctgcgtgattcacagactgaactactacaaatgaatcgttcagtctactgaactgattcatccggatcactaaaaagattcGGATCAAATGAatgattcgttcatgatccggacatcactaattaTTTATTGGCACTAATGTATCAAAAGGTGGGGGAATATTGTAggggaaaatgtgtttttttgcagtttccCTTAGAATTCCTTCCACATGGTAGGTGTCACTGCTACgcaaaaacacaatttatgttcagcaacatatcACCAGCACATGATATTTCATATGcatttttggaaatgttttggGGGGCCAAAATGCCCAGTTATAAACtacaacatttttctattgGGCAGGTGCACAGcaaatgttttttcatatttgtagCTGGTTTTCGGGACCtttttttacactatttttaaatagtgctgacggcagcgggaaacacccccattttaaggaaaaatgggcgggggcgggtcaagaccccgcgacccggaggattcgggtcttgaaccggagaagcagtgctcacgcGGCaaactccaggtcaaacccgaagagttcccaggtatgatcatcagTGTCCTTTCAAAGCAGTGAACATTTGTGGAAAGAGGAGTACATCCACATGCTTGTTTTGTCTCCTTATTTATCTGAAAAATGTTAGAAACGCTGAAACTGTATATAATTTGTTCATCAGTTATAACTAAACTTCTCTGTTCGGTGTTGAGCCAGGTCATAGCATTCCAGATTCACTCAGGTTTTTAGCTTGAGGGAAAATGTATGAGATGCTTTCTTAACGAATACATTGTCCAGTACTAAACTattatgatgtatttttttccttttttcaaatACAGACCAACCATGAGTCCCGAACTTGGTCTGTAAAGAGCAAACTGCTCTCCATTGCAATGATGACAGGGGACTGTTGCCACCTTCCCGGTTCCCTGTGTGATTGCAGAGGGAGTGCCACTTTTTTGAAGTCTTTGGAAGATCCAGACCTTGGCAAACCTCAGTATATCACCCAAGTAACAGCTAAGGATGGCCAGCTACTTTCTACAGTGATCAAAGCTTTGGGCACACAGAGGTAAGCAGTGATTAACTATCTTTACCACATAGTTAACTGTAGCGTGCAGTAAGCCTATTTTTTCAGGTGCCAGTGAAGCTAGTTTGCTTTGATATCCCCCAAATTAAGAGACTTTTTCATGTCTGTAGTATGTAATTTCATTTTGTTAACCTTTTTAGATGTCAGTTTTCCATTCCAAATGCATCAAACTCTGATTTGAGTTGCTAGCATTAGTGCTTACCTAATTAGCGTACCCAACTGTGACTGCATGTGTACTTACTCATGGGGTTTCTGGATTCAGGAGATTGGGTTTTCATGCATACCCTACATCCAGGTTCTCCTGACTTCAGTCAAGTGAATCATCAACATCAGTATAAAGCCAAGCAGTTTGTATTAAAAACTTTaagattaaatttaaattattattttatttctttttggagCGATGGACCCATTTGCAGAATATGTCATGAAGGAAGTAATGGAGAGAGACTTTTGTCTCCATGCGACTGCACTGGAACACTGGGTACAGTACACAAGAGTTGCTTGGAGAAGTGGCTGTCCTCCTCCAATACAAGTTATTGTGAATTGTGTCACACAGAGTTCACCGTTGAAAGAAGGCCAAGGCCTGTGACAGAGGTAAAATAATCTAATTCGGCTGTTGGCAAATATTATTCTGAGGAGTGCATATTGGCTAGatctttttccactttttttaatgtttttttttagttttgctttACTACTGACATCTGTATAGGTCTTTACTGATGCTAATTAAGGGCCTGTACATTTTTGTACCCTAGAGTCCAgagaatattttgtttatgttttaagtGCATTTTTCCAATATAGTGCTATAATTTGGTATCACAAATTTCCGAAACATGATTGCAaaggaaataaattaataatatatgaatCCGTTCGCGACTaatgatgtaccaggtacatcagAAAAAGTTGTCCCTATAGGACCAATGCTGTACCTGGTACATGATAAAATAGAGGCACTGATATTGCTGACCACTCCATGACCCGAGTGGTCAAGCTACAGCAGATCCCTGCATTTCCGTACATGTGATCGCTTCTGCAAACAACCATGGATATAGTCAGATGCTTGTAAGCACTGCCTTTGTCTCTGCCTGTTGTGAGATGGAGAGAGACCGAAGACAGAGAGAACGTTAGGAAACAGTTCAACCCAAGGTTTAAGAAAATGATGTACACCGATCATCCATAACATTATGTCCAACGACagtgaataacactgaaaaTCTTGTTATCACGGCGCCTGTCACTGGTTGGGATATattagaccaggggtgtccaagttttttctgcagtggaccacttcatcagaaatgtgtgtgtgtgtgtgtgtgtgcgtgggccgaactcatttttcactgagagaaaaaaaggccttttagctttataatcatacctgggctACTCGGAGCCTTCCTTTGCTGGACGTGGCCAGGACAgtacactgacgtcggtgggagttcccgctgacgtcggtgggaggaAAAATGGGCCGGGAGTGGGgggtgtcaagaccccgctcccgcgacccggctCAAACACGTAGAGTTCCCCGGTATGTTCATAATGCatgttaatacagggttaatttggcgataatgaaaaaagcagtggaaacgtttttttgatcaacttttatatgtcattctatcaatactaaattacttaaacagtaaaacaaagtcagtccacaaaccatttaaaagatgtttagccaaataaaactgcacaaggctggaggacactgtgggtacaagctggttgatgcacactggaggcagggccagattaagagcatcaagggcctggtgctgaggattttggtggccgttatatggaaataaattaaacagacagaatcttaacttaACTCATTGGCATCGATGTACCCtgcataaagatgacatcagtgcttggcagataatatagggaggcgtgaagccacaatttagtaccactaatcctttttaataaaatatgcagattgaaacagagtaaataacacaaaacctttaattttcctctcactgatttctgagccaagaaagttttttttctctgaagtgactacaaattcaggagggccttttatctctggataagtaaaaattaaatagttctatttattcctgcagtaagtaaagtgccaggaaacagacaaccaaatacacaccaggaccagttctgccacaccgacacccaaacacacacaccaggacaggctctgtgtcacgttctgcccaggctgcggagctgcatatctgtcttgtgatgcccaaccatcctcttgtctattgatgcccccactgccatgtgtattacccaccagccacacacacccctgtttatatttgttttgtgatGCCATAACCCACCACCCTCCCTCAAAGTCTGGTGGGCCGCATTTTGTTGAGTATGGGGGtgtgtagccgcagaccagtcagggtgcccattcCGACCCCTGTCCACTGTCAAAAGCGCCTTCAATGGGCAGGTAAGCATAAGAACAATGGAGCAATGGAAAAAGGTGGCTTGGCCTGATGAATCACATGTGGATGCCTAGGTGCATGTGGAGAACACATGGcgccaggatgcatccatggagaccCCACCTcttgctaatgtcttggtgccagataccacagcacaccttcaaagGTCTATTGGGGTCCATGCCTCAACGGATCAGGTGTAACAATCCTACGAGAGACGGGACCCGTTTGCAGAATGGTGAGCTATCAGGACAAGTAGTTGTaggaggaatagtgggacaATAGCAGGAAAGTTCAAATagcataaacaggtcacagtccaaggtcgaggcaggcagcaaacaggcaaagtcCAAAATCAATCCGAAGACAATCCAGGCGGTGATCagagagtagtcaggaacaaagcaggagcCAGAAAaccagtaaatcagaatataacacactgagacagtgataacgtatgtaccacacaagggctcagattagagtgagcaggggatttaaatttggtgccaaacagctgcCATGACGGCGTGCACGTGTGCGCACTTCCAGCACACCGAGGACGGGAGAAGATCCTCTCCAGGACCCCTGCCGCAGACCCCCAGCAGGAGAGACAGACGACCGAGGACGGCGAAGAGGGTGATCCTCGGCGGAGACCAGCACTGGAGGACCCAACGGCGGGCACCATAGAAGACGCCCCCACCCAAGGGAGCGGGACGCGAGACGGACGCACGGCAGCAGCGGAGCCCATCAGACAGACCCGCCGGCGAAAGGTGAcatcagggctgttttggcagcaaaagggtgacctacacaatattaccgtatttgctcgattataagacgaggtttttttcagagcaaatgctctgaaaaatacccctcgtcttataatcgaggtcgtcttctaatcagacctcaaaatgtccgctggggccaggctgcttaccgagctttggtcgcgagcagcaggagaacaagaagcttgaagagtgtcacataactctgcctcccccctccttcctctgggggcggggccagagaagttgcacgcacagccgggcccctgcagaagtcttcgagtgagagatcagcagttcaggtaagggggtggggggctggggggtttgagcgtgtgtgtgtatgtgtgattaatggaatgaatgagtatttaaatgtttgtgaatgagtgtgtgttagtatggatgtgtaagggtggtggtggtagcatggcatagggaggctgtactcacactcctatcatcctaggttccagcatgtactggctgccttggcttgataggagtgtgattgctgtta
The DNA window shown above is from Spea bombifrons isolate aSpeBom1 chromosome 1, aSpeBom1.2.pri, whole genome shotgun sequence and carries:
- the MARCHF2 gene encoding E3 ubiquitin-protein ligase MARCHF2, whose product is MGRRGKKLATGRQTNHESRTWSVKSKLLSIAMMTGDCCHLPGSLCDCRGSATFLKSLEDPDLGKPQYITQVTAKDGQLLSTVIKALGTQSDGPICRICHEGSNGERLLSPCDCTGTLGTVHKSCLEKWLSSSNTSYCELCHTEFTVERRPRPVTEWLKDPGPRNEKRTLFCDMVCFLFITPLAAISGWLCLRGAQDHLQFNSRLEAVGLIALTIALFTIYVLWTLVSFRYHCQLYSEWRRTNQKVLLLIPDLKMASTTQHSLISSKLLKKVADETTV